The Pectobacterium carotovorum genome contains a region encoding:
- the trkH gene encoding Trk system potassium transporter TrkH, whose product MHLRAITRIVGQLVILFSGTMVIPGLVALIYRDGAGRAFTQTFIVALAIGIMLWLPNRKQKHELKSREGFLIVVLFWTVLGSVGALPFLFAEHPNLGVTDAFFESFSGLTTTGATTLVGLDSLPKAILFYRQMLQWFGGMGIIVLAVAILPILGVGGMQLYRAEMPGPLKENKMRPRIADTAKTLWLIYLLLTIACAVSLWLAGMPVFDAIGHSFSTVSVGGFSTHDASIGYFNSPTINTIIAIFLLISGCNFGLHFALLSGRSLKVYWRDPEFRMFIFVQLSLVAVCTIVLWFHHVYDSGMQTINQAFFQVVSMATTAGFTTDSIASWPLFLPVLLLCSAFIGGCAGSTGGGLKVIRILLLFLQGSRELKRLVHPNAVYTIKLGHRALPERILEAVWGFFSAYALVFIVSMLAVIATGVDDFSAFAAVAATLNNLGPGLGVVAENFTSMNDTAKWILIMTMLFGRLEVFTLLVLFTPTFWRE is encoded by the coding sequence ATGCACTTGCGCGCCATAACTCGTATTGTCGGCCAGTTGGTTATCCTGTTTTCCGGGACGATGGTTATTCCTGGACTGGTGGCGTTAATTTACCGCGATGGCGCAGGCCGAGCGTTTACGCAGACGTTTATTGTCGCGCTGGCGATTGGCATCATGCTGTGGTTACCAAACCGCAAACAGAAGCATGAACTGAAATCTCGCGAAGGGTTCCTGATCGTTGTTCTCTTCTGGACGGTGCTGGGAAGCGTCGGTGCGCTGCCTTTCCTGTTTGCTGAACATCCTAATCTGGGCGTGACGGATGCTTTTTTCGAATCATTCTCCGGGTTAACGACAACGGGTGCGACCACGTTGGTCGGGCTGGATTCACTGCCTAAAGCCATCCTGTTTTATCGACAAATGCTGCAATGGTTTGGTGGCATGGGGATCATCGTACTTGCGGTTGCCATCCTGCCGATTCTTGGTGTTGGTGGGATGCAGCTCTATCGTGCCGAAATGCCAGGGCCATTGAAGGAAAACAAAATGCGCCCGCGTATTGCCGATACGGCAAAAACGCTGTGGCTGATTTATCTCTTACTTACCATCGCCTGTGCTGTCTCGCTTTGGCTGGCTGGTATGCCGGTATTCGATGCGATTGGTCACAGCTTCTCTACGGTGTCTGTCGGCGGGTTCTCCACCCACGATGCCAGTATCGGCTACTTCAACAGTCCAACGATAAACACCATTATCGCGATATTCCTGCTGATTTCCGGCTGTAACTTTGGCTTGCACTTTGCCCTGCTGAGCGGTCGCAGCCTGAAGGTATACTGGCGTGACCCGGAATTCCGCATGTTCATTTTTGTTCAACTGTCGCTGGTGGCCGTGTGTACGATTGTTCTGTGGTTCCACCACGTTTATGACAGCGGGATGCAGACGATCAATCAGGCGTTCTTTCAGGTTGTCTCTATGGCGACAACAGCAGGGTTTACGACGGATAGCATCGCATCGTGGCCGCTTTTCTTGCCAGTTTTGCTGCTGTGTTCCGCGTTTATTGGCGGGTGTGCGGGCTCAACCGGGGGCGGCCTGAAGGTGATTCGTATCCTGCTGCTTTTCTTACAAGGGTCGCGTGAGCTTAAGCGTTTAGTGCATCCGAATGCGGTTTACACGATAAAGCTGGGGCACCGCGCGTTGCCGGAGCGCATCCTTGAAGCCGTATGGGGATTCTTTTCCGCGTATGCGCTGGTTTTTATTGTCAGCATGCTGGCCGTCATTGCGACAGGCGTTGATGATTTCTCCGCGTTTGCCGCGGTCGCTGCCACATTGAATAACCTGGGACCGGGGCTAGGCGTCGTCGCCGAGAATTTTACGTCGATGAATGATACGGCGAAATGGATTCTGATAATGACAATGCTGTTTGGTCGTTTGGAAGTGTTCACGCTTTTAGTACTGTTTACGCCAACCTTCTGGCGGGAATAG
- a CDS encoding IMPACT family protein — MQAYPIPAAPVSFSEEIKKSRFTTILAATPGIDAAKAFIQHVREEHASAGHHCWAFVAGAPDDSQQLGFSDDGEPSGTAGKPMLSQLMGSGVGEITAVVVRYYGGIPLGTGGLVKAYGGGVQQALKLLSLQEKVLQQEYGLQCDYALLPQVEALIFQLGGKVLHSEYGVDVVLRFSIPVRGTEEAAMKLRDLSRGALHLLPIP; from the coding sequence ATGCAAGCGTATCCAATCCCTGCTGCGCCAGTGAGCTTCAGCGAGGAAATTAAGAAAAGCCGCTTTACGACGATCCTGGCGGCAACGCCGGGAATCGATGCGGCGAAAGCGTTCATTCAGCACGTTAGGGAAGAACACGCCTCGGCGGGTCACCACTGCTGGGCGTTTGTTGCGGGCGCCCCCGATGATTCGCAGCAACTTGGTTTTTCTGACGATGGCGAGCCTTCAGGCACGGCTGGTAAGCCGATGCTATCGCAACTGATGGGAAGCGGTGTCGGTGAGATTACGGCCGTGGTGGTGCGCTACTATGGTGGAATCCCGCTGGGTACCGGTGGGTTGGTGAAGGCCTATGGCGGTGGCGTTCAGCAAGCGCTGAAACTGCTATCGCTGCAAGAGAAAGTATTGCAACAAGAGTATGGCTTACAATGTGACTATGCACTGTTGCCCCAGGTAGAAGCCCTGATCTTCCAGCTTGGCGGAAAGGTTTTGCACAGTGAGTATGGCGTGGACGTCGTATTGCGGTTCTCTATCCCCGTCAGGGGAACCGAGGAAGCGGCAATGAAATTGCGTGATTTAAGCCGCGGCGCGTTGCATTTATTGCCGATTCCATAA